From Juglans regia cultivar Chandler chromosome 8, Walnut 2.0, whole genome shotgun sequence, the proteins below share one genomic window:
- the LOC108983830 gene encoding protein BASIC PENTACYSTEINE6-like isoform X1 translates to MFFCLRFCSMNTICGSQMDDGGHRENGRHKADQYKTAQGQWLMQHQPSMKQIMGLMAERDAAIQERNLALSEKKAAIAERDMAFLQRDTAIAERNNAFLERDNAIATLQYRENSLTSGNMSCPPGCQISRGVKHIHHPQQHTHHLPHMGEASYNTREMHTTDALAISQVASEAAKSRRAKRTKETKGMPSDKKASKSPKKIKRESDDLNKIMFGKTHEWKGGQDMGGGGDDLNRQSGGSKSDWKGPDLGLNQVAFDDSTMPAPVCSCTGILRQCYKWGNGGWQSSCCTTTMSMYPLPAVPNKRHTRVGGRKMSGSAFAKLLSRLAAEGHDLSNPVDLKDHWAKHGTNRYITIK, encoded by the exons ATGTTCTTCTGCCTACGGTTCTGTAGTATGAAta CTATTTGTGGATCTCAGATGGATGATGGAGGGCACCGTGAAAATGGCAGACACAAAGCAGATCAATATAAAACAGCTCAGGGTCAG TGGTTGATGCAACATCAGCCATCGATGAAACAAATAATGGGCCTTATGGCTGAAAGAGATGCAGCCATTCAAGAAAGAAACTTGGCCCTTTCTGAGAAAAAGGCAGCTATTGCAGAGCGAGATATGGCATTTTTGCAACGAGATACAGCAATTGCAGAACGAAATAATGCCTTTCTGGAACGGGACAATGCCATTGCCACTCTTCAATACCGGGAAAACTCCTTGACCAGTGGTAATATGTCATGCCCACCAGGATGCCAAATCTCACGGGGGGTGAAGCACATCCACCACCCACAGCAGCACACACATCATTTACCCCACATGGGTGAGGCTTCTTACAATACGAGGGAAATGCACACAACTGATGCCCTTGCAATATCACAAGTTGCTTCTGAGGCTGCAAAGTCACGACGGGCCAAACGAACGAAGGAGACCAAGGGAATGCCATCTGATAAGAAGGCTTCAAAATCTCCAAAGAAGATAAAGAGGGAGAGTGATGACTTGAATAAAATCATGTTTGGCAAGACACATGAGTGGAAAGGTGGGCAGGATATGGGTGGTGGAGGTGATGATCTGAACAGACAGTCTGGGGGTTCAAAGTCTGATTGGAAGGGACCAGACCTGGGGTTGAATCAGGTTGCATTTGATGACTCAACCATGCCTGCACCAGTATGCTCCTGCACTGGAATCCTAAGGCAGTGTTACAAATGGGGAAATGGGGGGTGGCAATCTTCATGCTGCACCACAACCATGTCAATGTATCCTCTACCAGCTGTGCCCAACAAGCGGCACACTCGAGTAGGTGGGCGAAAGATGAGTGGAAGTGCCTTTGCCAAGCTGCTCAGCCGCCTTGCAGCAGAAGGACATGATTTATCAAATCCTGTTGATCTGAAGGACCACTGGGCTAAGCATGGAACAAATCGCTACATCACAATCAAATAG
- the LOC108983830 gene encoding protein BASIC PENTACYSTEINE6-like isoform X2, which yields MDDGGHRENGRHKADQYKTAQGQWLMQHQPSMKQIMGLMAERDAAIQERNLALSEKKAAIAERDMAFLQRDTAIAERNNAFLERDNAIATLQYRENSLTSGNMSCPPGCQISRGVKHIHHPQQHTHHLPHMGEASYNTREMHTTDALAISQVASEAAKSRRAKRTKETKGMPSDKKASKSPKKIKRESDDLNKIMFGKTHEWKGGQDMGGGGDDLNRQSGGSKSDWKGPDLGLNQVAFDDSTMPAPVCSCTGILRQCYKWGNGGWQSSCCTTTMSMYPLPAVPNKRHTRVGGRKMSGSAFAKLLSRLAAEGHDLSNPVDLKDHWAKHGTNRYITIK from the exons ATGGATGATGGAGGGCACCGTGAAAATGGCAGACACAAAGCAGATCAATATAAAACAGCTCAGGGTCAG TGGTTGATGCAACATCAGCCATCGATGAAACAAATAATGGGCCTTATGGCTGAAAGAGATGCAGCCATTCAAGAAAGAAACTTGGCCCTTTCTGAGAAAAAGGCAGCTATTGCAGAGCGAGATATGGCATTTTTGCAACGAGATACAGCAATTGCAGAACGAAATAATGCCTTTCTGGAACGGGACAATGCCATTGCCACTCTTCAATACCGGGAAAACTCCTTGACCAGTGGTAATATGTCATGCCCACCAGGATGCCAAATCTCACGGGGGGTGAAGCACATCCACCACCCACAGCAGCACACACATCATTTACCCCACATGGGTGAGGCTTCTTACAATACGAGGGAAATGCACACAACTGATGCCCTTGCAATATCACAAGTTGCTTCTGAGGCTGCAAAGTCACGACGGGCCAAACGAACGAAGGAGACCAAGGGAATGCCATCTGATAAGAAGGCTTCAAAATCTCCAAAGAAGATAAAGAGGGAGAGTGATGACTTGAATAAAATCATGTTTGGCAAGACACATGAGTGGAAAGGTGGGCAGGATATGGGTGGTGGAGGTGATGATCTGAACAGACAGTCTGGGGGTTCAAAGTCTGATTGGAAGGGACCAGACCTGGGGTTGAATCAGGTTGCATTTGATGACTCAACCATGCCTGCACCAGTATGCTCCTGCACTGGAATCCTAAGGCAGTGTTACAAATGGGGAAATGGGGGGTGGCAATCTTCATGCTGCACCACAACCATGTCAATGTATCCTCTACCAGCTGTGCCCAACAAGCGGCACACTCGAGTAGGTGGGCGAAAGATGAGTGGAAGTGCCTTTGCCAAGCTGCTCAGCCGCCTTGCAGCAGAAGGACATGATTTATCAAATCCTGTTGATCTGAAGGACCACTGGGCTAAGCATGGAACAAATCGCTACATCACAATCAAATAG
- the LOC108983832 gene encoding uncharacterized protein LOC108983832 — protein sequence MQAGHQSAFRVKSQNQSDMKNFNASQMGFPVRQLPENLSPGGSENGNKRPGIPPSHPINPASLLQYSQFVGSSPASGQWSSQNLSPGISHSRSLSQPTFFALDSLLPPLSPLPYSEPSTSSLSDPISMDVSMEESAVNSHALSLPSPINGGNAFRVGEGLPPRRGHRRSNSDGIPLGFSTMIQSSPQLTPIGSWGVLDQSISGSENSGVDKPIQLVLKGELKRDRAGNNIANGTDEGISEGVVLDDLFNEFMNLENIDNMNSYGTEEKDMDGRANGSKMKGCDGSDNEVESRKNDCLNCVQGSSSSFANEKREGKRIASGDTKPTVRHSRSVSMDSYMGNLHFDDESPKLPPIGTQVGQQSPSNAPEGSSTKFCMGFGNGHFNEAELEKIRENAKLAEIALSDPKRAKRVLANRMSAARSKDRKTRYTTDIEHKAQILQTENTTLSNEVTKLQRESTELKSENNENSAFNGTRVKAQKCFTGGFEG from the exons ATGCAAGCGGGGCATCAATCTGCTTTTAGAGTGAAATCACAGAACCAATCGGatatgaaaaatttcaatgcGTCTCAGATGGGGTTTCCTGTTCGTCAACTACCGGAAAATTTGAGTCCTGGAGGCAGTGAGAATGGTAACAAGAGACCTGGTATACCACCCTCACACCCGATTAACCCTGCTTCTCTGCTTCAATACTCGCAGTTTGTCGGGTCCTCGCCGGCTTCTGGGCAATGGAGTTCCCAGAATTTGAGCCCAGGGATTTCCCATTCTAGGTCTTTGTCTCAACCTACGTTTTTTGCGCTTGATAGCTTGTTGCCCCCTTTGAGCCCTTTGCCTTATTCTGAACCTTCGACGAGCTCGCTCTCTGACCCAATTTCCATGGATGTGTCTATGGAAGAAAGTGCTGTTAATTCTCATGCCTTATCACTTCCTTCGCCTATAAACGGAGGTAATGCATTTCGGGTTGGTGAGGGCCTTCCTCCTCGTAGAGGACACCGGCGCTCCAATAGTGATGGTATTCCATTAGGATTCTCAACCATGATTCAATCTTCACCTCAGTTGACTCCCATTGGGAGTTGGGGAGTTTTGGATCAGTCTATTTCTGGAAGCGAGAATTCAGGGGTGGACAAGCCAATCCAGTTGGTGTTGAAGGGGGAATTGAAGAGGGATAGGGCTGGCAATAACATTGCCAATGGGACAGATGAGGGAATATCTGAGGGAGTAGTTCTGGATGACTTGTTTAATGAATTTATGAATTTGGAAAACATTGATAACATGAACTCATATGGTACGGAGGAAAAGGATATGGATGGTAGAGCCAATGGCTCGAAGATGAAGGGATGTGATGGCAGCGATAATGAAGTGGAAAGTCGCAAGAATGACTGTCTAAACTGTGTGCAGGGGTCAAGCTCAAGTTTTGCTAATgagaagagagaaggaaagagaATTGCTAGTGGAGACACGAAGCCTACTGTCCGACACTCAAGAAGTGTTTCAATGGATAGTTATATGGGAAATTTGCATTTTGATGACGAATCACCAAAGCTCCCACCTATAGGAACTCAAGTGGGTCAACAATCACCAAGCAATGCACCAGAGGGGAGCTCAACTAAGTTCTGCATGGGGTTTGGAAATGGTCATTTTAATGAGGCTGAGCTGGAAAAGATCAGGGAAAATGCGAAACTGGCTGAGATTGCACTATCAGACCCCAAACGTGCcaagag GGTTTTGGCTAATCGTATGTCAGCTGCTCGTTCCAAGGATCGGAAGACGCGATACACCACAGACATAGAACACAAGGCACAAATTCTACAGACAGAGAACACCACCTTGTCAAACGAGGTTACAAAGTTACAG AGAGAGTCTACAGAACTTAAGAgtgagaataatgagaattcCGCCTTCAATGGAACAAGAGTCAAAGCTCAAAAAT